The Cherax quadricarinatus isolate ZL_2023a chromosome 78, ASM3850222v1, whole genome shotgun sequence genome contains a region encoding:
- the LOC138855005 gene encoding aminopeptidase N-like, with the protein MASYSKNREMFVKWPQHFTFRWSLTIIISTIVATGIFVYHTPHQRIAGTPVEAPQRFKHHRYPRQLPTPIYEAASTTTTRETPTTTPATTTTASTTPVAIANTITSTLKEEKKNIRLPRALKPLHYLVKLQPFINGNFSILGYVEVEMEVLEPTLNITLHIVDIITKNETIRLIDKDNQEGAADLVIKKHEYDNEREFYVAHLEEALQQGHKYILSMEFTGFLNDNLRGFYRSTYRDAAGNLKFLAVTQFQATDARRAFPCFDEPGLKATFEVYLAREANMTSISNMPINNTFPVEGQEGWLWDQFQVSVPMSTYLVAFVVSDFAHLNATDIDHIQFRVWAREEALTQAQYALRVGPALLTHFEDYFNQPYPLPKQDMIAIPDFSAGAMENWGLITYRETALLYDPDESARSSQYGVALTVAHELAHQWFGNIVTPKWWTDLWLNEGFATFVQYIGLDHEANIEKDTSFSTYTVTQFNKYDAVKLLECEQGNIL; encoded by the exons ATGGCCAGCTACAGCAAGAACAGGGAAATGTTTGTCAAGTGGCCGCAACACTTCACCTTTAGATGGTCTCTGACTATCATCATCAGTACCATCGTAGCTACGGGAATCTTTGTCTACCACACTCCCCATCAGAGGATCGCAGGAACCCCGGTAGAGGCGCCGCAGAGATTCAAACACCATCGG tacCCTAGACAACTTCCCACACCAATCTACGAAGCTgcttcaacaacaaccaccagaGAAACTCCCACCACCACgcctgctactacaactaccgcTTCTACTACACCTGTTGCTATCGCCAACACAATCACGTCAACCCTAAAGGAGGAAAAGAAGAATATACGTCTTCCTAGAGCACTGAAGCCCCTTCACTACCTGGTCAAACTTCAGCCCTTCATCAATGGCAACTTCAGTATCTTGGGCTacgtggaggtggagatggaggtgctGGAGCCCACTCTCAACATCACCCTCCACATCGTTGATATCATTACCAAGAATGAAACAATACGA TTAATTGACAAGGACAACCAGGAGGGCGCTGCAGACTTAGTGATCAAGAAGCATGAATATGACAATGAGAGAGAGTTCTACGTGGCCCACCTGGAGGAGGCGCTGCAGCAGGGCCACAAGTACATCCTCTCTATGGAGTTCACTGGGTTCCTCAACGATAATCTCAGAGGTTTCTACAGGTCCACCTACAGAGACGCAGCTGGTAATTTAAA GTTTTTGGCAGTGACACAGTTCCAAGCCACAGACGCGCGTCGAGCCTTCCCATGCTTTGATGAGCCAGGACTGAAGGCCACCTTTGAGGTGTACTTGGCCAGGGAGGCGAATATGACCTCCATCTCCAACATGCCTATAAACAACACTTTTCCTGT GGAGGGtcaggaggggtggttgtgggaCCAGTTCCAGGTCTCCGTCCCCATGTCCACTTACCTTGTCGCCTTCGTTGTGTCGGACTTCGCGCACCTTAATGCCACTGACATTGACCACATCCAATTCAGAG TATGGGCTCGGGAGGAGGCCCTGACACAAGCACAGTATGCACTGAGAGTCGGTCCTGCCCTTCTTACTCACTTCGAGGATTACTTCAATCAACCTTACCCGCTTCCCAAGCAGGACATGATCGCTATTCCTGACTTCTCTGCGGGAGCCATGGAGAACTGGGGCCTCATAACCTACAG GGAGACAGCATTATTGTACGACCCTGATGAATCAGCTCGATCTAGCCAGTACGGAGTGGCCCTAACAGTGGCCCACGAGTTGGCCCATCAGTGGTTCGGCAACATTGTCACGCCTAAGTGGTGGACCGACTTGTGGCTTAATGAAGGCTTTGCTACTTTCGTCCAGTACATTGGCTTGGACCAT GAAGCAAACATTGAGAAAGACACATCTTTCAGTACATATACTGTCACCCAGTTCAACAAGTATGACGCTGTtaagttgttggagtgtgagcagggtaatattttgtga